In Bacillota bacterium, the genomic window CATGGAGCTCGGCGGCAAGGCCCCGGTCCTGGTCTTCGTGAAGGATGAGGCCGCTCTCGAGGGCCCGATACGGACGGCGGTGGGCGCGCTCACGTGGAACGCTGGCCAGTCGTGCGGCCAGCGATCCCGGTGGTACGTCCAGCGGCAGCTCTACGACGCCTTCATCGAACGGTTGGTGGAGCGGGTCCGGGCCATCAAAGTCGGCCCCGGCACCTGGGCCGGCGTCGACCTGGGGCCGGTCGCCTCCAAGAAGCAGTACAACAAGGTGATGCGCTACATCCAGCTCGGGCGGGAGGAGGGCGCTCGGCTCGTGACGGGCGGCGGTCGGCCCGAGGGCGTGGGGGAACGCGGCTTCTTCGTTGCCCCCACGGTCTTTGCGGACTGCCACAACGGCATGCGGATCGTCCGCGAAGAGATCTTCGGCCCGGTCATCAGCGTGATTCCAGTCGACAGCGTACAGGAGGCGGTTTCCCTGGCCAACGACAGCCCTTACGGATTGTCTGCTGAGGTGTGGACCGACGAGCTGAGCACCGCTCACGCGGTGGCGGCTGCTCTGGATGTGGGCCATGTCACCATCAACGGCAGCGCCGCCTTCGGGTTTGAGGTGCCGTTCGGAGGTACCAAGTGGAGCGGGTTCGGACGGGAAGGGGGGCCCGAGGCCATACTGGCCTACACCCGCCTTAAGAACGTCTGGGTTAAGGTGGCTGGATGAGTGGCCAACCCTTTTCGAGCTCATCAGCAGAAAAGCTGTCGCGACGAGGAGTTCGGGGATGGACGTGCAGGATTTCGAGAAGACCCTTCAAGGCGTGACCGAGAAGGTTCGCCGCAATGCCGTACGGTTCGGGGAGAGGTTCCCTCCAGACGTCACCGCGCACCTTGACTATTCGGCTGGTCTCGGGGGCAACGTCGGCTGGACCACGGGCTTCTGGCTCGGGCAGCTGTGGCTCACGTATCAGCTGACCCGGTGGGATCAGATCCGCGACCTCGCCCGAAGCTTGGGGCCCACCTTCGACGAACGACTGGCGGCCGGGGTAGGCGTGGACCACGACCTGGGCATGCTGTTTCTCCCGAGCCGGGTGCTCGAGTATCGGCTGACGGGGGACGAGCAGTCCCGAGCCGGGGCGCTTCGGGCGGCATCCGCACTTGCCTCCCGGTTTCGGCAACCGGGCCAGTTCATTCAGGCCTGGGGAGCCCCGGACGACCCGCAGGAAGCGGGCCGGACCATCATCGACAGCATGATGAACATCCCCCTGCTGTTCTGGGCGCACGGGGAGACTGGCGACCGCTTGCTCTACGACCGGGCGATGCGCCACGCCCTCACCGTCGGGCGATACCTGGTGCGCGGGGATGG contains:
- a CDS encoding glycoside hydrolase family 88 protein, which codes for MDVQDFEKTLQGVTEKVRRNAVRFGERFPPDVTAHLDYSAGLGGNVGWTTGFWLGQLWLTYQLTRWDQIRDLARSLGPTFDERLAAGVGVDHDLGMLFLPSRVLEYRLTGDEQSRAGALRAASALASRFRQPGQFIQAWGAPDDPQEAGRTIIDSMMNIPLLFWAHGETGDRLLYDRAMRHALTVGRYLVRGDGSSYHTFFFDVASGQPVGGRTHQGHSDGSTWARGQAWGLYGFALAYRLSGEARFLRHSQQLAGYFLSHLPEDGVCYWDLDRSDPEEPRDTSAAAIAACGLMELAAHVGGGLAKDYRGAARMMVCRLAERYRAPDEKEGLLAEAVADLPRGRGVRESTLYGDYFFLEALVRLLGKDVRLPWLF